One genomic segment of Candidatus Aminicenantes bacterium includes these proteins:
- a CDS encoding TldD/PmbA family protein translates to MAHSLKLKSMDRRSFLRRGVQSGAAFVTLPLWSRLLFPDGEVPSGLQVPEPFALSAEDLRKLLQVALARGGEFAEVYLEYTVENSLGLDEDKISNATRGVEMGAGFRVIQGEKTGFAFSDDLSYPRLEEAAETAALIANSGRGAVVQALKVIRPPSYYQVRVSPERVAAKGKVELLIRANGVARALDKRITQVGVNFYDVNKRIRIANSEGLLGEDTQTLSSFGIGVSARDGEQRSRGYQSTAGSYGFEHFPVTLAEAHARQAAEMAIRLLPAEDAPAGEFPVVIAAGYGGIFFHEAIGHSLEGDGIRKKTSCFWDKLGQPIAAPVVSLVDDGSYPGGWGAVNVDDEGCVGQKTLLIDKGVCSCFLQDKLNAGLMKVKQTGNGRRESYQNYPIPRMTNTYLLPGASRPEEIVTSVDKGVFIAKIGGGNVQPTTGRFVFSVPEGYLIEGGKVTRPLKGIMLMGSGQDVLKNISMVGNDLLVIGGGTCGKDGQSKPVGFGNPTLKVDRITIGGKKA, encoded by the coding sequence ATGGCCCATTCTTTGAAATTGAAGTCCATGGACCGGCGTTCCTTTTTAAGAAGGGGCGTCCAGTCCGGTGCCGCTTTCGTGACGCTTCCTTTGTGGAGCAGGCTGCTTTTTCCCGATGGAGAGGTGCCGTCCGGCCTCCAGGTGCCGGAGCCGTTCGCCCTTTCGGCGGAGGACCTGCGCAAACTCCTCCAGGTCGCCCTCGCGCGGGGAGGCGAGTTCGCCGAGGTCTACCTGGAATACACGGTGGAAAACTCGCTGGGTTTGGACGAGGACAAGATATCCAATGCCACGCGCGGCGTGGAGATGGGGGCAGGATTCCGCGTCATCCAGGGCGAGAAGACCGGCTTCGCTTTCTCCGATGACTTGAGCTATCCGCGGCTGGAGGAGGCGGCCGAGACCGCCGCCCTGATCGCCAACAGCGGTCGCGGCGCTGTGGTGCAGGCCCTAAAGGTCATCCGGCCGCCTTCCTATTACCAGGTGCGCGTCTCCCCCGAGCGCGTCGCGGCCAAGGGCAAGGTAGAGCTGCTGATCAGAGCCAACGGCGTGGCCCGCGCCCTTGACAAGAGAATCACCCAGGTCGGTGTAAACTTTTATGACGTGAACAAGAGGATCCGCATCGCCAATTCCGAGGGCCTGCTCGGCGAGGACACCCAGACCCTTTCTTCCTTCGGGATCGGCGTGTCCGCCCGGGACGGCGAGCAGCGCAGCCGGGGTTACCAATCAACGGCGGGCAGCTACGGCTTCGAACATTTTCCGGTCACGCTTGCTGAGGCGCATGCCCGTCAGGCTGCCGAGATGGCCATCCGTCTCTTGCCCGCCGAAGACGCTCCCGCGGGCGAATTCCCTGTGGTCATCGCCGCCGGCTATGGCGGCATCTTCTTCCACGAGGCCATCGGCCACAGCCTGGAGGGCGACGGCATCCGCAAGAAAACCTCCTGCTTCTGGGACAAGCTGGGCCAGCCCATCGCTGCCCCGGTCGTCAGCCTGGTTGACGACGGCTCCTACCCCGGCGGCTGGGGGGCGGTGAACGTGGATGACGAGGGCTGCGTCGGCCAGAAGACCCTGCTCATCGACAAGGGGGTCTGTTCCTGCTTCCTGCAGGACAAGCTGAATGCTGGCCTGATGAAGGTCAAGCAGACAGGGAACGGACGGCGGGAATCGTACCAGAATTATCCCATCCCGCGCATGACCAACACCTATCTTCTCCCCGGCGCCTCCCGGCCGGAGGAGATCGTTACCAGCGTTGACAAGGGCGTCTTCATCGCCAAGATCGGCGGCGGCAACGTGCAGCCGACCACCGGCCGCTTCGTCTTTTCCGTGCCTGAAGGATACCTGATCGAAGGCGGGAAGGTCACGCGGCCGCTCAAGGGCATCATGCTCATGGGCAGCGGCCAGGATGTTCTCAAGAACATCTCCATGGTGGGCAACGACCTGCTGGTGATCGGCGGCGGCACCTGCGGCAAGGACGGCCAGTCCAAGCCGGTGGGATTCGGCAATCCCACGCTGAAGGTGGACCGCATCACCATCGGCGGGAAAAAAGCGTAG